In the Methanoculleus taiwanensis genome, CCATCTCCCACATGGCGTACAGCGTCCGGCGATGAACCGGCTTTAAGCCGTCCCGGGCGTCAGGAATCGCCCTGCCGATGATCACGCTCATCGCATAGTCGATATAGCATGATTTCATCTCCTCTTCGATGTTGATCGGGATAACCTGGTCAGATATCAAGGTTCGTCACCTCCTTTGCATGCCTGCGGATGAAATCACGCCTGGCTACCACATCCTCGCCCATCAGTTTCTCGAAGATCTCGTTTGCATAGATAGCATCCTCGATCTTCACGAGCTTGAGAATCCGGTGCCCCGGATCCATCGTCGTCGACCAGAGCTGACCCGCGTTCATCTCACCAAGACCCTTGTAACGCTGGAGAGAGACACCCTTCTCACCCCATTCCTTGATGATTGCCCGCATCTCCTCCTCGCGGTAGGCGTACTGTTCCTGCTTGCCCTTGGCAATCCGGTAGAGCGGAGGCTGGGCGATGTAAACGTACCCGAGTTCAATCAGGGTGGTCATATAGCGGTAGAAGAACGTCAGGAGCAGCGTCCGGATATGCGCTCCGTCGACATCGGCATCGGTCATCAGGATGATACGGTGATAACGTGAACGTTCCGGGTCGAAAGTCTCCCCGACACCGGTCCCTATCGCCGATATCAGAGCCTGAATCTCGGCGTTCTTCAGGATCTTGTGCTGAGCCGCCTTCTCGACGTTGAGGATCTTGCCTTTCAGGGGGAGAATCGCCTGGAATTTCCGGTCACGCCCCTGTTTTGCCGAACCGCCTGCCGAATCTCCCTCGACGATATAGAGCTCCGACTTCGCAGGATCGCGCTCCTGGCAGTCGGCAAGCTTGCCGGGAAGCCCGGAGCTTTCGAGCGTGCTCTTCCGGCGAGCGAGTTCCCGTGCGTTCCGGGCGGCCTCGCGAGCCCGTGCCGCAGTCATCGCTTTTTCGAAGATGACCTGGATCACCTTCGGGTGCTCGTCGAAGTACTCGGTGAGCGACTGGTAGACCAGTGAGTCGACGATCCCGCGGACGTTGCTGTTGCCGAGGCGCATCTTGGTCTGCCCCTCGAACTGGGGGTTTGCTATCTTGGTGCTGATGACCGCTGCAAGCCCTTCACGGACATCCTCTCCTTTGACCTGCGCATCCGCACTCTTCAGGAGATTGTTCCGCCGGGCGGCAGCGTTGATCGCACGAGTGATGGCGCTCCGGAACCCCTCGAGATGCGTTCCGCCTTCACGGGTATTGACGCTGTTGACGTAGGTGTAGAGCGTCTCGCCATACGACGAATTGTACTGGAGGGCGACCTCCACCTCGACCATGCTCTCGGGATCGCTTTTGCGGAAGGCGATCACATCGTCGTGCAGTTTCTCTTTCCCCTCACTGATGTGGACGACGAACTCCCGGATACCGCCTTCGTACATGTAGGTGACGGTATCTCCGGCCCGTTCGTCCTGCAGGGAGATAGTGATGCCGCTGTTTAAGAATGCGAGTTCCCGCAGGCGGTGATCGAGCACGTCGAAGTCAAATTTGACCGTCTCGAAGATGGTCGGATCGGGCATGAAGGTGATGCGGGTACCCCGGAGCTTCTCGTACGGGACATCCGGCTCCGGT is a window encoding:
- the gyrB gene encoding DNA topoisomerase (ATP-hydrolyzing) subunit B; this translates as MTDTYDASHITVLEGLKPVRERPAMYIGSTDTRGLHHLVYEVVDNSIDEALAGICDHIVVIINRDGSVTVDDNGRGIPVDMMPRYDKSALEIVLTVLHAGGKFDKNTYQVSGGLHGVGVSVVNALASWLRVSVYRDGKVYDMAFERGQVASPLTEREETEHERRQRYFQRYGTTPEPDVPYEKLRGTRITFMPDPTIFETVKFDFDVLDHRLRELAFLNSGITISLQDERAGDTVTYMYEGGIREFVVHISEGKEKLHDDVIAFRKSDPESMVEVEVALQYNSSYGETLYTYVNSVNTREGGTHLEGFRSAITRAINAAARRNNLLKSADAQVKGEDVREGLAAVISTKIANPQFEGQTKMRLGNSNVRGIVDSLVYQSLTEYFDEHPKVIQVIFEKAMTAARAREAARNARELARRKSTLESSGLPGKLADCQERDPAKSELYIVEGDSAGGSAKQGRDRKFQAILPLKGKILNVEKAAQHKILKNAEIQALISAIGTGVGETFDPERSRYHRIILMTDADVDGAHIRTLLLTFFYRYMTTLIELGYVYIAQPPLYRIAKGKQEQYAYREEEMRAIIKEWGEKGVSLQRYKGLGEMNAGQLWSTTMDPGHRILKLVKIEDAIYANEIFEKLMGEDVVARRDFIRRHAKEVTNLDI